A single Bacteroidales bacterium DNA region contains:
- a CDS encoding TolC family protein, producing MKKYGLIIATAVLFSITSNAQDNAKTVFEFTLEDCIGYALDKNYSRQSLILSEESNQVSYQQSKDSRLPSVNASVSENFTNSKDDSSMGGSASISANMTLYQGGYINNTIEQSRLQMEQATHKTTQYENELKINILQAFLSVLGNDELLKFQYSVAEASEEQLKQGEELFKAGNMIESDYLLLDAQYASDRNNIVDTEITRDNNILTLKNLLSMDPENELRIIHPDTSIIENIIALPSKQEVTERSLNYLPDMKISQYNVDIAGVSVDLARADYYPTISLGASIGTGHTDFSKFGTQLSDRLNEQVGVTVSIPIFNKNRTKSNVTKSRIALQQAELDQKQTELTIRQNITQEYQNVVSAYNKYNVTDIKQKAYQKTFDAYRVQFNVGSITAVDLLQQQNNYISSLNDYIQSKYNFILLRKVLDVYMGEDITI from the coding sequence AATGCACAGGACAATGCAAAAACAGTGTTTGAATTTACACTGGAGGATTGCATCGGATATGCACTGGATAAAAACTACAGCCGGCAATCGTTAATTCTGTCGGAAGAGTCAAACCAGGTGTCATACCAGCAATCGAAAGACAGCCGTCTCCCCAGCGTGAATGCTTCGGTGAGTGAAAACTTTACTAACAGTAAAGACGACTCGTCAATGGGAGGAAGTGCGAGTATCAGTGCTAATATGACCCTGTATCAGGGCGGGTATATCAATAATACCATCGAGCAAAGCCGGTTGCAAATGGAACAGGCTACCCACAAAACGACTCAGTACGAAAATGAACTGAAAATAAATATTCTTCAGGCTTTCCTTTCAGTACTGGGGAATGATGAATTGCTCAAATTTCAGTATTCGGTGGCGGAAGCCAGCGAAGAGCAGTTGAAACAAGGCGAAGAACTTTTCAAGGCGGGAAACATGATAGAAAGTGATTATCTGTTGCTTGATGCCCAGTATGCCAGTGACAGGAATAATATTGTCGATACAGAAATAACACGCGATAATAACATCCTTACCCTTAAAAACCTGCTTTCGATGGATCCGGAAAATGAATTACGTATTATCCATCCGGATACATCAATTATTGAAAATATCATTGCATTGCCTTCAAAACAGGAAGTAACCGAACGCTCCCTGAACTATCTGCCCGATATGAAGATCAGCCAATACAATGTGGATATTGCCGGTGTCAGCGTAGATCTTGCCAGGGCGGATTATTATCCGACTATCAGTCTGGGTGCCAGCATAGGTACGGGACATACCGATTTCTCCAAATTCGGGACACAATTATCGGACAGGTTGAATGAACAGGTAGGAGTCACGGTGAGTATTCCGATATTCAACAAGAACAGGACCAAGAGCAATGTTACCAAAAGCCGTATTGCACTGCAACAGGCAGAATTGGATCAAAAGCAGACAGAACTGACGATACGTCAGAATATTACCCAGGAATACCAGAATGTTGTATCTGCCTATAATAAATATAATGTTACCGATATCAAGCAGAAAGCGTATCAGAAAACATTCGACGCTTACCGTGTCCAGTTCAATGTCGGATCCATTACAGCTGTAGATCTGTTGCAACAGCAGAACAATTATATCAGTTCACTGAATGATTATATCCAGAGTAAGTATAATTTTATTTTATTAAGGAAAGTTCTGGATGTGTACATGGGTGAAGATATCACCATATAA
- a CDS encoding ABC transporter ATP-binding protein, producing the protein MIRIDELRREFHVGVETVKALKGISFTIEEGEFVSIMGTSGSGKSTLLNILGCLDRPTSGEYYIDGVAVSNRTKDELATLRNRKIGFVFQSYNLLPRTSAVEQVELPLLYNHEISSKERHERAVHALEQVGLQDRMDHMPNQLSGGQQQRVAIARALVNDPVILLADEATGNLDTRTSYEIMNLFQSLNEKGKTIAFVTHESDIAVFTARTIMLRDGHIVKDGPVETQSAKLALEALPVESDY; encoded by the coding sequence ATCATCCGTATAGACGAGCTCCGCAGGGAATTTCATGTAGGTGTGGAAACAGTAAAAGCACTGAAAGGCATTTCCTTCACTATCGAAGAAGGAGAATTCGTCAGTATCATGGGCACCAGCGGAAGCGGGAAATCCACTCTCTTAAATATACTGGGATGCCTTGACAGGCCCACATCCGGAGAATATTATATTGACGGAGTAGCAGTCAGTAACCGCACAAAAGATGAACTGGCTACTTTGCGCAACCGGAAGATAGGCTTTGTGTTCCAGTCGTATAATCTGCTACCCCGGACATCGGCAGTAGAGCAGGTGGAACTGCCGTTGCTGTACAATCACGAGATTTCCAGTAAGGAACGTCATGAGAGGGCCGTACATGCCCTTGAACAGGTGGGATTACAGGACAGGATGGATCATATGCCCAACCAGCTATCCGGAGGACAACAACAACGCGTAGCCATTGCACGTGCATTGGTCAATGATCCTGTGATCCTCCTGGCAGATGAAGCGACAGGGAATCTGGATACCCGGACGTCCTACGAAATCATGAATCTGTTCCAGTCATTGAATGAAAAAGGTAAGACCATCGCTTTTGTTACACATGAATCGGATATTGCCGTTTTTACAGCAAGGACAATCATGTTGCGTGACGGTCATATCGTGAAAGACGGACCGGTAGAAACACAATCGGCCAAATTAGCGTTAGAGGCATTACCGGTAGAATCGGACTATTAA
- a CDS encoding ABC transporter permease has product MNLFNLLKIAYTALMRNKTRALLTMLGIIIGIASVIAMVSIGESSQQSINDQISSTGTNLIMVMRSNQRQGGVNIGSSSVQSLKIKDVEAVQNGAQYVSMVSPIVSSSGQLVYGSNNWPGSIQGGNTDLINIRNYTLASGTFFTEQDIKTSNKVCVVGQTVVDNLFTNGENPVGKTIRFGRIPFKIIGVLESKGQNSMGQDQDDVLMAPYTTVQKRILAINYLHMIMASAASEDVAEVAAQEVESIIRESHGLRTGQSNDFDVRTQQEMLEMMNSVMGFITILLAAVASISLIVGGIGIMNIMYVTVTERTKEIGLRMSIGAKNKDILLQFLCESTILSLIGGIIGIVFGLGLSYLASTLLNWPFIISTQAVVLAFFVCTAIGMFFGWYPAKKAAALDPINALRYE; this is encoded by the coding sequence ATGAATTTATTCAATCTTTTAAAAATAGCATATACAGCCCTGATGCGGAATAAAACGCGGGCCCTGCTCACCATGCTGGGAATTATCATCGGTATTGCATCCGTGATTGCCATGGTAAGTATCGGTGAGAGCTCGCAACAAAGCATCAACGACCAAATATCGAGTACCGGCACCAACCTGATCATGGTGATGCGTTCCAACCAACGGCAGGGAGGTGTAAATATCGGATCTTCCAGTGTACAAAGTCTTAAGATAAAGGATGTGGAAGCCGTACAGAATGGGGCTCAATATGTATCTATGGTTTCACCTATTGTGAGTTCAAGCGGACAGCTGGTTTATGGTTCCAACAACTGGCCGGGAAGTATTCAGGGAGGCAACACCGATTTGATCAATATCCGAAATTATACGCTGGCCAGTGGTACCTTTTTTACTGAACAGGACATCAAAACATCCAACAAGGTATGTGTGGTCGGACAAACTGTAGTCGATAATCTTTTTACCAATGGTGAGAACCCGGTAGGAAAAACGATCCGCTTCGGAAGGATCCCGTTTAAGATTATCGGTGTGCTTGAAAGCAAAGGACAAAATTCCATGGGACAGGACCAGGATGATGTGTTGATGGCGCCTTACACTACAGTACAAAAAAGGATACTAGCTATCAATTACCTGCATATGATCATGGCATCGGCTGCATCCGAGGATGTTGCTGAAGTCGCGGCACAGGAAGTGGAATCAATCATCCGGGAGTCACATGGCCTGAGAACCGGACAGAGTAATGATTTTGATGTCCGGACACAACAGGAAATGCTGGAAATGATGAATTCGGTGATGGGTTTCATTACGATACTTCTGGCGGCAGTTGCATCTATATCTCTGATAGTCGGAGGTATAGGTATCATGAATATCATGTATGTTACCGTTACGGAACGGACCAAGGAAATCGGATTACGTATGTCGATCGGGGCAAAAAATAAAGATATCCTATTGCAGTTCCTGTGTGAAAGCACCATTTTAAGCCTTATCGGAGGGATCATAGGTATTGTATTCGGGTTGGGGTTATCTTACCTGGCTTCGACTTTGCTGAACTGGCCCTTTATTATCAGTACACAAGCTGTAGTACTTGCTTTCTTTGTCTGTACTGCTATCGGTATGTTCTTCGGATGGTATCCGGCCAAAAAAGCAGCAGCACTCGATCCTATCAATGCATTACGTTATGAATAA
- a CDS encoding efflux RND transporter periplasmic adaptor subunit → MKKKIIIGSIILVIIVGVVIVAFSGGGHELRMNTAVIGKETVELNVTATGYVQPVDQVEVGTQVSGVIEKIFVDYNSHVTKGQILAELDKSTLSEKVSQGEASVESAESDLTYAQQNYDRVKQLYEAKAATQASYEEATNRLAQAATALVNAKANLHQAQVNFSYAEIYSPIDGVVLDRAVEQGQTVAASFSTPTLFTIANDLKNMQVEADVDEADIGQVKEGQKVTFTVDAYPDDIFEGNVKQVRLLATVTSNVVTYTVIIDAPNPEEKLFPGMTASVTIVTQSSEGAAVPAEALNFNPSAEIMGKVHIIPGDTPPGQEAGKVAPAGMKAGNGAGSKPKGVWVKNEEGIKWVAVKTGLNDGVYYIVDQGLNLGDTVVLSASLEKKTKDKGAAASNPLMPRPPGRR, encoded by the coding sequence ATGAAAAAGAAAATCATTATCGGCTCCATCATCCTGGTTATCATTGTGGGTGTCGTTATAGTTGCATTCAGCGGCGGAGGGCATGAATTAAGGATGAATACTGCCGTTATCGGAAAAGAAACGGTAGAGCTCAATGTAACCGCAACGGGCTACGTTCAGCCGGTAGATCAGGTTGAAGTAGGTACACAGGTATCCGGTGTTATCGAAAAAATATTTGTGGATTACAATTCGCATGTAACTAAAGGACAGATACTGGCCGAATTGGATAAATCGACTCTTTCCGAAAAAGTATCACAGGGAGAAGCCAGTGTGGAAAGCGCAGAAAGTGACCTGACATACGCGCAACAAAATTATGACCGCGTAAAGCAATTATACGAGGCCAAAGCAGCTACACAGGCATCCTATGAAGAAGCTACCAACCGGCTTGCTCAGGCAGCAACTGCATTAGTGAATGCTAAGGCCAATCTTCATCAGGCGCAGGTAAATTTTTCTTATGCTGAGATCTATTCACCAATAGATGGAGTTGTACTTGACCGTGCCGTGGAACAAGGACAAACCGTAGCAGCATCATTCAGTACACCTACCTTGTTTACTATAGCCAATGACCTGAAAAACATGCAGGTGGAGGCTGATGTGGATGAAGCAGACATAGGGCAAGTGAAAGAAGGCCAGAAAGTAACTTTTACCGTTGACGCATATCCGGACGATATTTTCGAAGGAAATGTAAAACAGGTGCGGTTGCTGGCTACAGTGACAAGCAACGTTGTTACCTACACGGTAATTATCGACGCCCCGAATCCGGAAGAAAAACTTTTTCCGGGAATGACCGCCAGCGTTACTATAGTTACGCAATCATCCGAAGGTGCCGCTGTACCTGCCGAAGCCTTGAATTTCAATCCTTCTGCAGAAATAATGGGGAAAGTACATATTATCCCGGGTGATACACCTCCCGGACAGGAAGCCGGAAAAGTAGCTCCTGCCGGAATGAAAGCAGGCAATGGGGCCGGATCGAAACCTAAAGGCGTATGGGTGAAAAATGAAGAGGGGATCAAATGGGTAGCCGTAAAGACAGGATTAAACGATGGTGTATATTATATCGTCGACCAGGGATTAAATCTGGGAGATACTGTTGTTTTATCAGCATCACTTGAAAAGAAAACCAAAGATAAAGGAGCTGCAGCCAGCAATCCCTTGATGCCACGTCCTCCGGGAAGAAGATAA
- a CDS encoding four helix bundle protein has protein sequence MRIDRFEDIQAWQKSRELCVEIYTLLNKARTDDSFEKQMKRAVVSVMNNIAEGFERKSNNEMRYFFFVAKGSCGEVRSMLYLAEYLHILEKAVAEELRNKAEHISRMLSNFIKTL, from the coding sequence ATGAGGATCGACAGATTTGAGGATATTCAGGCATGGCAAAAAAGCCGTGAACTATGTGTTGAGATATATACTCTACTTAATAAAGCAAGAACCGATGATTCTTTCGAAAAACAGATGAAACGTGCTGTGGTATCTGTAATGAATAATATTGCCGAAGGTTTCGAACGAAAATCCAACAATGAAATGAGATACTTTTTCTTTGTAGCGAAAGGCTCCTGCGGAGAAGTCCGATCCATGCTGTACCTGGCAGAATACCTGCATATTCTTGAAAAAGCTGTTGCTGAAGAATTAAGAAACAAAGCCGAGCACATTTCACGCATGTTATCTAACTTCATAAAGACCCTATAA